From the genome of Bosea sp. Tri-49, one region includes:
- the ntrX gene encoding nitrogen assimilation response regulator NtrX — translation MSADILVVDDEVDIRELVAGLLEDEGYRTRKAGSADEALAAIAARRPNLVFLDIWLQGSRLDGLQVLQLIKESHPDLAVVMISGHGNIETAVSAIKSGAYDFIEKPFKADRLVLVAERALEASRLRREVRELKTRSVQASRIVGRSTAVNQLRQTLERVAPTNARVLITGEPGCGKELTARTLHEASTRSSGPFVVINAATITPETMEEELFGVEGGDGRSRRVGALEEAHGGTLYIDEIGDMPRETQNRILRVLVDQNFQRVGGATRVHVDVRIISSSSRDLLKLIADGQLREDLYHRLGVVPIRVPALSERREDVPELIEFFMDQISVGAGLPKRRIGGDAMAILQSHEWPGNIRELRNNVERLMILTKGDPTAEITIDMLPAEVGAMVPTTPSGSGGEKLMSLPLRDAREIFEREYLMAQIARFSGNISRTAEFIGMERSALHRKLKSLGVG, via the coding sequence ATGAGTGCTGACATTCTCGTCGTCGACGACGAGGTCGATATTCGCGAGCTGGTTGCCGGCCTCCTGGAGGACGAGGGCTATCGTACGCGCAAAGCCGGCTCCGCCGACGAGGCGCTGGCTGCGATCGCGGCGCGGCGGCCCAACCTCGTCTTCCTGGATATCTGGCTGCAGGGCAGCCGGCTCGATGGGTTGCAGGTGCTCCAGCTGATCAAGGAAAGCCACCCCGATCTGGCGGTGGTGATGATCTCCGGGCACGGCAACATCGAGACGGCCGTCTCGGCGATCAAGAGCGGCGCCTATGACTTCATCGAGAAGCCGTTCAAGGCTGACCGGCTGGTGCTGGTCGCCGAGCGCGCGCTCGAGGCTTCGCGGCTGCGACGCGAGGTACGCGAGCTGAAGACCCGTTCAGTCCAGGCGAGCCGGATCGTCGGTCGCTCGACCGCGGTCAACCAGCTGCGCCAGACGCTTGAGCGCGTCGCGCCGACCAATGCGCGCGTGCTGATCACCGGCGAGCCGGGCTGCGGCAAGGAATTGACCGCGCGCACGCTGCACGAGGCCTCGACCCGCTCGTCCGGGCCGTTCGTCGTGATCAACGCGGCGACGATCACGCCCGAGACGATGGAGGAGGAGCTCTTCGGCGTCGAGGGTGGCGATGGGCGCTCGCGCCGGGTCGGCGCGCTCGAGGAGGCCCATGGCGGCACGCTCTACATCGACGAGATCGGCGATATGCCGCGCGAAACGCAGAACCGCATCCTGCGCGTTCTGGTCGACCAGAATTTCCAGCGCGTCGGCGGCGCGACCCGGGTCCATGTCGACGTCCGGATCATCTCGTCGAGCAGCCGAGACCTCCTCAAGCTGATCGCCGACGGCCAGCTGCGCGAGGATCTATATCATCGGCTCGGCGTGGTGCCGATCCGCGTGCCCGCTTTGTCGGAGCGGCGCGAGGACGTGCCCGAGCTGATCGAGTTCTTCATGGACCAGATCTCGGTCGGGGCCGGTCTGCCCAAGCGCCGGATCGGCGGCGACGCGATGGCGATCCTGCAATCGCACGAATGGCCGGGCAATATTCGCGAGCTGCGCAATAACGTCGAACGGTTGATGATTCTGACCAAGGGCGATCCCACGGCGGAGATCACGATTGACATGCTGCCGGCCGAGGTCGGGGCCATGGTGCCGACGACGCCGTCCGGCTCCGGCGGCGAGAAGCTGATGAGCCTGCCACTGCGCGACGCTCGCGAGATCTTCGAGCGCGAATATCTGATGGCGCAGATCGCCCGCTTCTCCGGCAACATCTCGCGTACGGCGGAGTTCATCGGCATGGAGCGTTCAGCCCTTCACCGTAAGCTCAAATCGCTGGGGGTGGGCTGA
- the hfq gene encoding RNA chaperone Hfq produces the protein MAAERAQNLQDTFLNHVRKQKIPLTIFLVNGVKLQGVVTWFDNFCVLLRRDGHSQLVYKHAISTIMPGHPVQLFEPEETDKA, from the coding sequence ATGGCCGCAGAGCGGGCCCAAAACCTTCAGGACACGTTTCTCAATCATGTCCGCAAGCAGAAGATCCCTCTCACCATCTTTCTCGTGAACGGCGTCAAATTGCAGGGCGTCGTCACCTGGTTCGATAATTTCTGCGTGCTGCTGCGCCGGGACGGGCATTCTCAGCTCGTCTACAAGCACGCGATCTCGACCATCATGCCGGGTCACCCGGTTCAGTTGTTCGAGCCCGAGGAAACGGACAAGGCCTGA